One Eleginops maclovinus isolate JMC-PN-2008 ecotype Puerto Natales chromosome 22, JC_Emac_rtc_rv5, whole genome shotgun sequence DNA segment encodes these proteins:
- the LOC134859194 gene encoding uncharacterized protein LOC134859194, with protein MHIAEIKMGCRGCGTLDFITRFICFRLCRLQASVSAGSRFQAPGSRFQAPGSRLQSPGLRLLAPGWASDPATMRSLLDSSWDKYGPAGRDSLDWSPGPSGQPSSDGQAPDQSSGEAMSAGSITYIVIATVTFFLVFFSVLGFLFKRRRHVFGLNSKLGLANVINLEDLEDPERNCELLSSIRRSRGQQLPSSSSEQDVNDGVFLMVYLPSPYEQTLTRIARAASTKRPKDPELMPPSPGPETGSRGAEEEGTRLEDKATVEEDMKAESSSAGIL; from the exons GCTTCAGGCTCTGCAGGCTCCAGGCTTCAGTCTCTGCAGGCTCCAGGTTCCAGGCTCCAGGCTCCAGGTTCCAGGCTCCAGGCTCCAGGCTCCAGTCTCCAGGTTTAAGGCTCCTGGCTCCAGGCTGGGCTTCAGACCCAGCCACCATGCGCTCTCTGTTGGACAGCAGCTGGGACAAATATGGACCGGCCGGCCGGGACTCTCTGGACTGGTCCCCTGGCCCCTCGGGTCAGCCGTCCAGTGACGGACAGGCACCG GACCAGAGCTCAGGTGAGGCCATGAGTGCCGGATCCATCACGTACATCGTCATCGCAACCGTCACCTTCTTCCTCGTCTTCTTCAGTGTCCTCGGCTTCCTGTTCAAGCGGCGCAGGCACGTCTTCGGCCTCAACAGCAAGCTGGGATTGGCCAACGTGATTAACCTGGAGGACCTGGAGGACCCAGAGAGGAACTGCGAGCTGCTGTCTTCCATCCGGcgcagcagggggcagcagctGCCCAGCTCCAGCTCCGAGCAGGACGTGAACGACGGCGTCTTCCTCATGGTCTACCTGCCCTCGCCGTACGAACAGACTCTCACCAGGATCGCCAGGGCGGCCAGCACGAAAAGACCCAAAGACCCGGAGCTGATGCCGCCGAGTCCCGGACCAGAGACCGGCAGCAGAGGTGCAGAAGAGGAAGGGACAAGGCTGGAGGACAAGGCAACCGTAGAAGAAGACATGAAGGCGGAAAGTAGTTCTGCAGGGATTTTGTAG